A region from the Nocardioides coralli genome encodes:
- a CDS encoding fused MFS/spermidine synthase, whose amino-acid sequence MPVTVREPLGPTAAAALVFGSSAAVLVVELASLRLLAPYLGLTLETNTLVIGLALTAIAAGAWLGGQAADRIPPRRALGPLLGVAGIAVALMPSVMRSAAAVGDGSLLLPVATLVIVVPAALLSAVTPMVVKLRLTNLDETGSVVGRLSGIGTVGAIAGTVLTGFVLISLAPVSAILVGLGLLLVVASLVVDLRVRGRRSAGVPLALVAVAGIGAAAAPGGCDAETQYHCAVVTTDPDRPTGRVLVLDGLRHSYVDTTDPTYLDFEYIQAMAAYVDSAYPPQQPLRAYHLGGGGLTLPRYLAEVRPGTRSLVSEIDPGVVEVDTEQLGLVTGEDLEVRVEDGRVGMRRLEDASRDLVVGDAFGGVSVPFHLTTVEAMTEVRRVLEDDGRYVANLIDHGPMSFARAELATLREVFGHLALAGRPEGLSGEDGGNLVAVASMAPLDVEAWAAALDERGTGWVVITGEALDAWIDDAPVLRDDYAPVDQLLTPWG is encoded by the coding sequence GTGCCCGTCACCGTCCGCGAACCCCTCGGTCCCACGGCCGCCGCAGCGCTGGTTTTCGGTTCGTCTGCAGCCGTGCTCGTCGTCGAGCTCGCCTCGCTGCGACTGCTGGCTCCCTACCTCGGCCTGACGCTCGAGACCAACACCCTCGTCATCGGCCTCGCGCTCACGGCGATCGCCGCCGGCGCCTGGCTGGGTGGTCAGGCCGCCGACCGCATCCCGCCGCGACGTGCCCTCGGTCCGCTCCTGGGCGTCGCGGGCATCGCCGTCGCCCTCATGCCCTCGGTGATGCGCTCCGCGGCCGCCGTCGGGGACGGAAGCCTGCTGCTGCCGGTGGCCACGCTGGTCATCGTGGTGCCCGCCGCGCTGCTGTCGGCCGTCACGCCGATGGTGGTGAAGCTGCGGCTCACGAACCTGGACGAGACCGGGTCGGTGGTCGGTCGCCTCTCCGGCATCGGCACGGTGGGGGCGATCGCCGGCACCGTGCTCACCGGCTTCGTGCTGATCTCGCTGGCCCCGGTCAGCGCCATCCTGGTGGGGCTGGGCCTGCTGCTGGTGGTGGCGTCGCTGGTGGTGGACCTGCGGGTCCGCGGCCGGCGGTCTGCCGGCGTACCGCTCGCGCTGGTCGCCGTCGCCGGGATCGGCGCCGCTGCCGCCCCCGGCGGGTGTGACGCCGAGACGCAGTACCACTGCGCGGTGGTCACCACCGACCCTGACCGCCCCACGGGCCGGGTGCTCGTCCTGGACGGGCTGCGGCACTCCTACGTCGACACCACCGACCCGACCTACCTCGACTTCGAGTACATCCAGGCGATGGCGGCGTACGTCGACAGCGCCTATCCGCCGCAGCAGCCGCTGCGCGCCTACCACCTCGGTGGCGGCGGCCTGACCCTGCCGCGCTACCTCGCGGAGGTCCGCCCCGGCACCCGCAGCCTCGTGTCCGAGATCGACCCCGGCGTGGTCGAGGTCGACACCGAGCAGCTCGGCCTGGTCACCGGCGAGGACCTCGAGGTGCGCGTCGAGGACGGCCGGGTGGGCATGCGGCGGCTCGAGGACGCGAGTCGTGACCTCGTCGTGGGTGACGCCTTCGGCGGCGTGAGCGTCCCCTTCCACCTGACGACGGTCGAGGCGATGACGGAGGTCCGCCGTGTCCTCGAGGACGACGGGCGGTACGTCGCCAACCTGATCGACCACGGCCCGATGTCCTTCGCCCGTGCCGAGCTGGCGACCTTGCGGGAGGTCTTCGGACACCTGGCCCTGGCGGGCCGTCCCGAGGGCCTGAGCGGCGAGGACGGCGGCAACCTGGTCGCGGTGGCCAGCATGGCTCCGCTCGACGTCGAGGCGTGGGCCGCCGCCCTCGACGAGCGGGGGACCGGCTGGGTGGTCATCACCGGTGAGGCCCTCGACGCCTGGATCGACGACGCGCCGGTGCTGCGCGACGACTACGCGCCGGTCGACCAGCTGCTGACGCCCTGGGGCTGA
- a CDS encoding tannase/feruloyl esterase family alpha/beta hydrolase, which translates to MSRTTAAAAATAAIALGLSLLAAPAAISVEPAVASAGPGHCAREARIDVPRAEVQETACLDDLTTAGTQRTGHTDPADWSGLHAPGTRNPSGVPGIQVDGYFPDTSTSNTHHGWNHDSQFVIRLPDDWNGRLVVSGAPGTRTQYAGDYIFSDWLVARGYAYAMTDKGNNGGSFHADGDQPGDAVAEWNRRVTQLTRATRAVLRQRYGREPRRTYAFGISNGGYLVRWQLENRPGLYDGGVDWEGTLYRAQPPNLLTYLPEALTHYPAYAATGDESARKAMIAAGFHPRSEFTWEYHYSVYWDLTQRLYREEFDPSYDGELVAGVPFCQSGTPRCDADYDYAERPGARRAMAEVALTGDVRRPMLTLHGTLDALLPIRTDSDVYRPMVRRAGRAGLHRYYRIRGGTHVDGLHGTFGDRVRPLLPCARRAFQRLTAWVEDGRRPPADATVPRPPAGTDQVNRCSLR; encoded by the coding sequence ATGTCTCGGACCACTGCTGCTGCCGCGGCCACCGCCGCGATCGCCCTCGGCCTGTCCCTCCTCGCGGCGCCGGCGGCGATCTCCGTGGAGCCTGCTGTGGCCTCGGCGGGGCCGGGCCACTGTGCCCGTGAGGCGCGCATCGACGTCCCGCGCGCCGAGGTGCAGGAGACCGCCTGCCTCGACGACCTCACGACCGCCGGCACGCAGCGCACCGGGCACACCGATCCGGCCGACTGGAGCGGCCTGCACGCCCCGGGGACGCGCAACCCCTCCGGCGTGCCCGGCATCCAGGTCGACGGCTACTTCCCGGACACCTCGACCTCCAACACCCACCACGGGTGGAACCACGACTCGCAGTTCGTGATCCGGCTGCCCGACGACTGGAACGGGCGGCTCGTCGTCAGCGGGGCGCCCGGTACCCGCACCCAGTACGCCGGGGACTACATCTTCAGCGACTGGCTGGTCGCGCGGGGCTACGCCTACGCGATGACCGACAAGGGCAACAACGGTGGCTCCTTCCACGCCGACGGCGACCAGCCCGGCGACGCGGTGGCCGAGTGGAACCGTCGCGTCACCCAGCTGACCCGCGCCACCCGGGCGGTGCTCCGCCAGCGCTACGGTCGCGAACCGCGCCGCACCTACGCCTTCGGCATCTCCAACGGCGGCTACCTGGTCCGTTGGCAGCTGGAGAACCGCCCGGGGCTCTACGACGGCGGCGTCGACTGGGAGGGCACCCTCTACCGCGCACAACCACCGAACCTGCTGACCTACCTGCCCGAGGCCCTCACCCACTACCCGGCGTACGCCGCCACCGGCGACGAGTCCGCACGGAAGGCCATGATCGCGGCTGGCTTCCACCCACGGTCGGAGTTCACCTGGGAGTACCACTACTCCGTCTACTGGGACCTGACACAACGCCTGTACCGCGAGGAGTTCGATCCCTCCTACGACGGTGAGCTCGTCGCGGGCGTGCCGTTCTGCCAGAGCGGCACGCCGCGCTGCGACGCCGACTACGACTACGCCGAGCGCCCCGGCGCCCGGCGCGCGATGGCCGAGGTCGCGCTGACCGGCGACGTCCGACGGCCGATGCTGACCCTGCACGGCACCCTCGACGCGCTGCTGCCGATCCGCACCGACTCCGACGTCTACCGACCGATGGTGCGCCGTGCCGGCCGGGCGGGGCTCCACCGCTACTACCGGATCCGCGGCGGCACCCACGTCGACGGCCTGCACGGGACCTTCGGCGACCGGGTCCGGCCACTGCTCCCCTGCGCCCGGCGGGCCTTCCAGCGGCTGACCGCGTGGGTCGAGGACGGTCGGCGCCCACCGGCCGACGCCACGGTGCCCAGGCCGCCGGCCGGGACCGACCAGGTCAACCGCTGCAGCCTCCGGTAG
- a CDS encoding PIG-L deacetylase family protein produces the protein MSTEPFEALREDWERALCVVAHPDDMEFGAAAAVARWTGQGKTVTYCMVTSGEAGIDAMPPEECRRVREAEQVESARVVGVEEVEFLGLPDGVLEYGVPLRRTIAEVVRRRQPEIVVTGNFRDTWGGRNLNQADHIAVGRGVLDAVRDAGNRWVFHDQLSTGLEPWGGVREVWAFGSPQAGHAVDTTDSFEAGVRSLEAHAAYIDGLGWEDFDPREFLEGMARQSGQRLGVALAAPFEVFPLGWGE, from the coding sequence ATGAGCACCGAGCCGTTCGAGGCGCTGCGCGAGGACTGGGAGCGTGCCCTGTGCGTGGTCGCGCATCCCGACGACATGGAGTTCGGCGCCGCGGCCGCGGTCGCGCGCTGGACGGGGCAGGGCAAGACGGTCACCTACTGCATGGTCACCAGCGGCGAGGCCGGGATCGACGCCATGCCGCCCGAGGAGTGTCGTCGGGTCCGCGAGGCCGAGCAGGTCGAGTCGGCGCGCGTGGTCGGTGTCGAGGAGGTGGAGTTCCTCGGCCTCCCCGACGGCGTGCTCGAGTACGGCGTACCGCTGCGCCGCACGATCGCCGAGGTGGTGCGCCGACGGCAGCCGGAGATCGTCGTGACCGGCAACTTCCGCGACACCTGGGGTGGCCGCAACCTCAACCAGGCCGACCACATCGCCGTGGGCCGGGGGGTCCTCGACGCGGTGCGGGACGCCGGCAACCGGTGGGTCTTCCACGACCAGCTGTCGACGGGTCTCGAGCCGTGGGGCGGCGTCCGTGAGGTCTGGGCCTTCGGCTCCCCCCAGGCCGGGCACGCGGTCGACACCACCGACTCCTTCGAGGCTGGGGTCCGCTCCCTCGAGGCGCACGCCGCCTACATCGACGGCCTGGGGTGGGAGGACTTCGACCCCCGGGAGTTCCTCGAGGGCATGGCGCGCCAGTCCGGCCAGCGGCTCGGCGTCGCCCTCGCCGCCCCGTTCGAGGTGTTCCCCCTGGGCTGGGGCGAGTAG
- a CDS encoding response regulator transcription factor: MTTHPGSPIRVLVVDDHEVLATSLAHALDAEPDLAAVGVSGTVEGAAALIRTTAPDVLLLDHRLPDGDGVDAVPMLRSLRPSMAVVVLTASTAEHLLLSAVEAGVAGFLSKTRGFADVAAAVRAAAVGEAVISPEMLARLLPRLNRDTRRGGHEPLTRREREVLELLAQGLTNAAIATRLGVSVHTVRNHVANLSAKLGARSKLEALSIAVREGLLPGG; the protein is encoded by the coding sequence GTGACCACTCACCCCGGCTCGCCCATCCGGGTGCTGGTCGTCGACGACCACGAGGTCCTCGCCACCAGCCTGGCCCATGCCCTCGACGCCGAGCCCGACCTGGCAGCGGTCGGGGTCTCCGGCACCGTCGAGGGAGCCGCGGCCCTCATCCGCACCACGGCTCCCGACGTGCTGCTGCTCGACCACCGGCTCCCCGATGGCGACGGTGTCGACGCCGTACCCATGCTGCGGTCGCTGCGCCCCTCGATGGCTGTCGTGGTGCTGACGGCGAGCACCGCGGAGCACCTCCTGCTCTCGGCCGTGGAGGCCGGCGTCGCCGGTTTCCTGTCCAAGACCCGAGGCTTCGCCGACGTCGCCGCGGCCGTGCGGGCGGCGGCGGTCGGCGAGGCCGTGATCTCCCCCGAGATGCTGGCCAGGCTGCTCCCCCGCCTCAACCGCGACACCCGACGCGGCGGGCACGAGCCGCTGACCCGTCGGGAGCGGGAGGTCCTCGAGCTCCTGGCCCAGGGACTGACCAACGCCGCGATCGCCACACGGCTCGGCGTCAGCGTCCACACGGTGCGCAACCACGTCGCGAACCTGTCGGCGAAGCTCGGAGCCCGCTCGAAGCTCGAAGCGCTCTCCATCGCGGTGCGGGAGGGCTTGCTCCCCGGCGGGTGA
- a CDS encoding response regulator, translating into MSPHRVVVADDDDDVRAALAFALDRDRRFEVVARLADAHDLLAVVRGSRADVVLLDVRMPGGGASVCSAVRDHSAAVVVVVSAETSAAVVEEYLTAGARGYLGKGRLGDALPDLVSRCLDGEVILAVPTAAVVLRRLAREP; encoded by the coding sequence ATGTCGCCCCACCGGGTCGTGGTGGCCGATGACGACGACGACGTCCGTGCGGCGCTGGCGTTCGCCCTCGACCGCGACCGCCGTTTCGAGGTGGTCGCCCGGCTCGCCGACGCCCACGACCTGCTCGCAGTGGTGCGAGGTTCTCGGGCCGACGTGGTGCTGCTGGACGTCCGCATGCCCGGGGGTGGTGCGTCGGTGTGCAGCGCGGTGCGGGACCACAGTGCGGCCGTCGTCGTGGTGGTCTCGGCGGAGACCTCGGCGGCGGTGGTGGAGGAGTACCTCACCGCGGGCGCGCGGGGTTACCTGGGCAAGGGCCGGTTGGGTGATGCCCTCCCTGACCTGGTCAGCCGGTGCCTGGACGGGGAGGTCATCCTCGCGGTCCCCACCGCAGCCGTCGTCCTCCGGCGTCTGGCCCGCGAGCCCTAG
- a CDS encoding PAS domain-containing sensor histidine kinase, producing MSVLEELETSMTGDTSASGVLRPAPGGARGPAAGLVGVAAALAVTAYAVSTVPGVRGPGWDLLVDGWLQGGAYVLLAAWAGLRPLTHGDDRSFWSLVAAAVALRSLGFVLYLGVVRHLDPVPYPSVADAAWLGSGIVLGLVLWRLLRDTAPRDSRAKTLDALLGSLAVAAVAIALLTETVLLGPRPGVPAAALLTNLSYPVLDVALMILLGALLAATHGRASAADLAIGAGILAIAVVDTVFVVQVATGTFRPGSWLGAVSLLGTALVAGSGWVRDHRAPPAAGARAGLLLPSALGMLCLLTLVYGAASAPQFLANLVAALGVVVAVVRVRGALTRDREEVNAALAAQQLELVRFRSLVEASGDLVALAEPDGRLVYMNPAGRTLVGLDPEVDITSMTVPDFLTPESREGWRNVRQQGVMDRGVVRGETTLQHQQGGEPVPVAVTSFLVRHPVTDAPWLIGTVQKDIADRVAAERALQKLADERSVLLSHLVQAQEDERARIAADVHDDSVQALAAVELRLATLGRQLQSEDPSPAELEEALHTIRGLAGGATERLRHLLFDLESPARRTDLVSALEEAAAYVFGTSVAWSVAAQGDLDLPAATRVTVYRIVKEALVNVGKHAAASRVLIHLWRDAEGLVATVADDGRGFDPRGEPDLPGHLGLPAMRDRAMVAGGRLEVDSRPGDGTTVRLWLPPGDGAAP from the coding sequence ATGAGCGTTCTCGAGGAGTTGGAGACCAGCATGACGGGGGACACGTCTGCCAGCGGTGTGCTGCGCCCTGCCCCGGGCGGAGCGCGCGGGCCCGCGGCAGGTCTGGTCGGGGTCGCTGCGGCCCTCGCCGTCACGGCCTATGCCGTCTCCACCGTGCCCGGGGTGCGTGGCCCCGGCTGGGACCTCCTCGTGGACGGGTGGCTGCAGGGCGGTGCCTACGTGCTCCTCGCAGCCTGGGCGGGCCTGCGTCCGCTGACGCACGGCGACGACCGGAGCTTCTGGTCCCTGGTCGCGGCTGCGGTCGCTCTCCGGTCCCTCGGCTTCGTCCTCTACCTGGGTGTGGTCCGCCATCTCGACCCGGTGCCCTACCCGTCCGTGGCAGACGCCGCCTGGCTCGGTTCCGGCATCGTCCTCGGCCTGGTGCTGTGGCGCCTGCTGCGGGACACAGCGCCGCGCGACTCGCGTGCCAAGACCCTCGACGCACTGCTCGGCTCCCTGGCCGTGGCTGCGGTGGCCATCGCGCTGCTGACCGAGACCGTGCTGCTCGGGCCACGGCCCGGGGTCCCGGCCGCGGCGTTGCTGACGAACCTGAGCTACCCCGTCCTCGACGTGGCCCTGATGATCCTGCTCGGCGCCCTGCTCGCTGCCACCCACGGTCGGGCGAGTGCCGCCGACCTGGCCATCGGCGCCGGCATCCTGGCCATCGCCGTGGTCGACACCGTGTTCGTCGTCCAGGTGGCCACCGGCACCTTCAGGCCGGGGAGCTGGTTGGGTGCGGTCTCGCTGCTCGGCACGGCGCTGGTCGCCGGCAGCGGCTGGGTCCGTGACCACCGGGCACCGCCGGCGGCCGGGGCGCGAGCCGGTCTGTTGCTGCCGTCCGCGCTGGGGATGCTCTGCCTGCTCACGCTCGTGTACGGCGCCGCGTCCGCACCACAGTTCCTGGCGAACCTCGTCGCTGCCCTCGGCGTCGTCGTGGCCGTCGTCCGCGTCCGAGGGGCGCTGACCCGGGACCGGGAGGAGGTGAACGCGGCGCTCGCGGCACAGCAGCTCGAGCTCGTGCGGTTCCGGTCCCTCGTCGAGGCCTCCGGCGACCTGGTGGCGTTGGCCGAGCCGGACGGGAGGCTGGTGTACATGAACCCCGCCGGCCGGACACTCGTGGGGCTGGACCCGGAGGTCGACATCACCTCGATGACGGTCCCGGACTTCCTCACCCCGGAGAGCAGGGAGGGCTGGCGGAACGTCCGCCAGCAGGGAGTCATGGATCGGGGCGTCGTCCGGGGGGAGACCACCCTGCAGCACCAGCAGGGTGGGGAGCCCGTGCCCGTGGCCGTCACGAGCTTCCTCGTGCGGCACCCCGTCACCGACGCCCCCTGGTTGATCGGCACGGTGCAGAAGGACATCGCCGACCGGGTGGCCGCCGAGCGGGCACTCCAGAAGCTCGCCGACGAGCGATCCGTCCTGCTGAGCCACCTGGTCCAGGCACAGGAGGACGAGCGGGCCAGGATCGCCGCCGACGTCCACGACGACTCCGTCCAGGCGCTCGCGGCCGTGGAGCTCCGGCTGGCGACACTGGGTCGGCAGCTGCAGAGCGAGGACCCGTCTCCGGCGGAGCTCGAGGAGGCGCTCCACACCATCCGCGGGCTCGCCGGCGGCGCCACGGAGCGGCTGCGGCACCTGCTCTTCGACCTCGAGTCGCCCGCCCGGCGCACCGACCTGGTCAGTGCGCTCGAGGAGGCGGCCGCCTACGTCTTCGGGACCTCGGTCGCCTGGTCCGTGGCGGCCCAGGGGGACCTCGATCTCCCCGCCGCCACACGGGTGACGGTCTACCGGATCGTCAAGGAGGCTCTGGTCAACGTCGGCAAGCACGCGGCCGCCTCGCGTGTCCTCATACACCTGTGGCGGGACGCCGAGGGCCTGGTGGCGACGGTCGCGGACGACGGCCGGGGCTTCGACCCGCGAGGCGAGCCCGACCTGCCCGGGCACCTCGGACTCCCCGCGATGCGCGACCGTGCGATGGTCGCGGGCGGTCGGCTCGAGGTCGACTCACGACCCGGCGACGGGACCACGGTCCGTCTGTGGCTCCCGCCGGGCGACGGAGCCGCCCCCTAG
- a CDS encoding PLP-dependent cysteine synthase family protein yields MNARPGVLAGIGDTPVVELQRIVPESGCRILVKLESANPTGSMKDRMAVEVIRAAAADGRLPEDGTVVEYTAGTTGISLAFVCAALGYRLHVVFSDAFSTEKRLTMSALGAQITDEASDAGKITEDLIKRMIARSEQISAAPGHWWSDQLTNHDAIAGYEPMGHEIWEQSAGRVDAFVHTVGTAHSIHGAGAALRAHNPELRIVAVEPAESAVLSGGPTGAHRIEGIGIGFLPPLWEPDLVDAIDQVASAEAQEMARRLAREEGLFAGTSTGANVVAALRVAETLSGDATVATVAVDSGLRYLSTAPYA; encoded by the coding sequence GTGAACGCGCGTCCCGGAGTCCTTGCCGGCATCGGTGACACACCGGTCGTCGAGCTGCAGCGGATCGTGCCCGAGTCGGGCTGCCGGATCCTGGTGAAGCTCGAGTCCGCCAACCCGACCGGTTCCATGAAGGACCGGATGGCGGTGGAGGTGATCCGGGCGGCGGCGGCCGACGGGCGACTCCCGGAGGACGGCACGGTCGTCGAGTACACCGCCGGCACCACGGGGATCTCGTTGGCCTTCGTGTGCGCCGCGCTCGGTTACCGGCTGCACGTGGTCTTCTCCGACGCCTTCAGCACGGAGAAGCGGCTGACCATGTCGGCGCTCGGCGCGCAGATCACCGACGAGGCCAGTGACGCCGGCAAGATCACCGAGGACCTCATCAAGCGGATGATCGCCCGGTCGGAGCAGATCAGCGCGGCCCCCGGGCACTGGTGGTCCGATCAGCTCACCAACCACGACGCCATCGCCGGCTACGAGCCGATGGGCCACGAGATCTGGGAGCAGTCCGCGGGCCGCGTCGACGCCTTCGTGCACACGGTCGGGACCGCGCACTCCATCCACGGGGCGGGGGCCGCGCTGCGTGCCCACAACCCGGAGCTCCGGATCGTGGCGGTCGAGCCGGCGGAGTCTGCCGTCCTCTCCGGGGGTCCCACCGGGGCGCACCGGATCGAGGGCATCGGCATCGGCTTCCTCCCGCCGCTGTGGGAGCCGGACCTGGTCGACGCGATCGACCAGGTGGCCAGCGCGGAGGCGCAGGAGATGGCCCGTCGGCTGGCGCGGGAGGAGGGGCTGTTCGCGGGCACCTCGACGGGCGCCAACGTCGTGGCGGCGCTCCGCGTGGCCGAGACGCTGAGCGGCGATGCCACGGTGGCCACGGTCGCCGTGGACTCGGGCCTGCGCTACCTCAGCACTGCCCCCTACGCCTGA
- a CDS encoding MFS transporter gives MAEVQDTADEPARPGGRATGTRATLRTVASNADLRRIQLAFLGSSVGDWAYATAIVVWAYAEGGAAVVGAWMGVRFLLGALTTPLGAVLADRWPRRRVMLLADLTRAVLVTAVAVLVAVDGSVLLVLVLSTLVSVLTSPFLIAQRALLPALSRTPAELTAANGIHSTIDSLAYFLGPALAAGLLVATDVPVVLALNVATFLWSMMLVARVRVVQVGEPITGSDGDEPDAESFVSEILAGFRLLRTNRDLLLCTIQVCAQTVVMGASSVFLVVMAAELLRSGDAGLGYLNAVIGIGSVFGGLVAIARADRGTLGRDMVAGVVLWSAPLLLVTASPTAAACFLAAALLGLANPLVDVNLDTIFQRLTPDELLGRAFGALESCVIATAAIGAFAMPLLLDLLGLRWALAAVALPVTVVALLGLPAMNRMDGRLSAPAGLDLLRSLDLFAPLDPGTTEQLASRLVPVVFTAGETLVREGEESDRFFVIESGLVEVTQGERVLRTEGPGEYVGEIGLLRDVPRTATVTAVEDTRALTLSREDFLRAVSGHRESRLTAEAVVKRRLAG, from the coding sequence ATGGCCGAGGTGCAGGACACCGCCGACGAACCCGCCCGGCCCGGAGGGCGTGCGACCGGGACCCGGGCCACGCTGCGAACGGTGGCGAGCAACGCCGACCTGAGACGCATCCAGCTGGCATTCCTCGGCTCCTCCGTCGGCGACTGGGCCTATGCCACGGCCATCGTGGTCTGGGCCTACGCCGAGGGTGGGGCTGCTGTCGTCGGGGCGTGGATGGGCGTCCGGTTCCTGCTCGGTGCCCTCACCACGCCGCTGGGCGCGGTGCTGGCCGATCGTTGGCCCCGCCGGCGAGTCATGCTCCTCGCGGATCTGACGCGTGCGGTGCTCGTGACAGCCGTCGCGGTGCTCGTCGCCGTCGACGGGTCGGTGCTCCTGGTGCTCGTGCTCTCCACCCTGGTCTCGGTGCTGACGTCGCCGTTCCTGATCGCGCAGCGGGCGCTGCTTCCCGCTCTGTCGCGCACCCCTGCGGAGCTGACCGCAGCCAACGGGATCCACAGCACCATCGACAGCCTGGCCTACTTCCTGGGCCCGGCGCTGGCCGCGGGGCTGCTCGTCGCGACCGACGTCCCCGTCGTGCTGGCGCTGAACGTCGCGACCTTCCTGTGGTCGATGATGCTCGTCGCCCGTGTCCGGGTCGTCCAGGTGGGCGAACCGATCACCGGGAGCGATGGGGACGAGCCGGATGCCGAGAGCTTCGTGTCCGAGATCCTGGCCGGTTTCCGGCTGCTCCGGACCAACCGTGACCTGCTGCTCTGCACCATCCAGGTGTGCGCCCAGACGGTCGTCATGGGTGCCTCGTCCGTCTTCCTGGTGGTGATGGCCGCCGAGCTGCTCCGCAGTGGAGACGCCGGCCTGGGCTACCTCAACGCGGTGATCGGGATCGGCTCCGTGTTCGGTGGCCTGGTGGCCATCGCGCGTGCCGACCGCGGGACCCTGGGTCGCGACATGGTGGCAGGTGTCGTGCTGTGGTCGGCGCCCCTGCTCCTGGTGACCGCTTCTCCCACGGCGGCCGCCTGCTTCCTGGCGGCCGCACTCCTGGGTCTGGCGAACCCCCTCGTCGACGTCAACCTGGACACCATCTTCCAGCGGCTGACCCCCGACGAGCTGCTCGGCCGGGCCTTTGGTGCCCTCGAGTCGTGCGTCATCGCCACCGCGGCCATCGGGGCGTTCGCGATGCCGCTGCTGCTCGACCTCCTCGGCCTGCGTTGGGCGCTGGCCGCGGTGGCGCTCCCGGTCACCGTCGTCGCGCTGCTCGGCCTTCCTGCGATGAACCGGATGGATGGCAGGCTCTCCGCGCCTGCCGGGCTCGACCTGCTGCGTTCGCTGGACCTCTTCGCGCCGCTCGACCCGGGGACGACGGAGCAGCTGGCATCACGGTTGGTCCCCGTCGTCTTCACCGCGGGCGAGACGCTGGTGCGCGAGGGCGAGGAGTCAGACAGGTTCTTCGTCATCGAGTCGGGGCTGGTGGAGGTGACCCAGGGTGAACGGGTGCTGCGCACCGAGGGGCCGGGGGAGTACGTCGGCGAGATCGGGCTGCTGCGCGACGTACCCCGCACTGCGACGGTCACCGCGGTCGAGGACACCCGGGCACTGACGCTCTCCCGGGAGGACTTCCTGCGGGCGGTGAGCGGGCACCGAGAGTCACGGCTGACCGCGGAGGCGGTCGTGAAGCGTCGGCTGGCGGGCTGA